The Fragaria vesca subsp. vesca linkage group LG2, FraVesHawaii_1.0, whole genome shotgun sequence genome includes a window with the following:
- the LOC101298093 gene encoding casparian strip membrane protein 1-like: protein MNRSRSDSTAINIQPESSSSRSKQAAAKGEAYQVMRVLASDPKHDHDKGAGVKKGVAVLDFILRLGATAAALGATVAMASSEQTLPFFTQFFQFSAGYDDLPTFTFFVIAMAIVSGYLVLSLPFSIVTIVRPLLVAPRLLLLIFDTLAVTLNTSAASAAAAIVYLAHNGNSDANWLAICQQFGDFCRQSSGAVVSAFVAVVIFTVLIPLSAIALRRA from the exons ATGAATAGATCGAGAAGTGATTCGACCGCAATCAACATTCAGCCAGAGTCATCATCATCGAGAAGTAAGCAGGCTGCTGCCAAAGGAGAAGCATATCAGGTGATGAGGGTGCTAGCTTCTGATCCCAAGCATGATCATGACAAAGGAGCTGGAGTGAAGAAGGGGGTTGCGGTGCTCGACTTCATATTAAGGCTTGGCGCTACGGCAGCTGCTCTTGGCGCCACCGTCGCCATGGCTTCCAGCGAACAGACTCTTCCTTTCTTCACACAGTTCTTCCAGTTTTCAGCCGGTTATGACGATTTGCCCACTTTTAC GTTTTTCGTGATAGCAATGGCCATAGTGAGTGGCTACCTGGTCCTCTCTCTGCCCTTCTCCATAGTAACCATTGTTCGTCCCCTACTAGTTGCTCCGAGGCTCCTCTTGCTTATTTTCGACACT TTGGCGGTTACTCTGAACACTTCTGCGGCGTCCGCTGCCGCTGCCATAGTTTACTTGGCTCACAATGGGAACTCCGATGCAAATTGGCTGGCTATCTGCCAACAGTTTGGTGATTTCTGCCGGCAGTCCAGTGGGGCTGTGGTTTCAGCATTCGTTGCAGTTGTTATCTTCACTGTGTTGATTCCGCTGTCTGCAATTGCCCTCCGAAGAGCTTAA